TGCCGAACGTCTTCGCACCCTTCATCATCATGTTCACCGCCTTCGTCGCCCAGGCGATCCTGCTCGAGGCGTCCCTGTCCTTCCTTGGCCTCGGCGTCACCGAGCCGACGCCGGCCTGGGGCCTGATGCTTGCCGGCAATGCCGCCGATTTCTACCGCGAGGCGCCGTGGATGATCATCTTCCCCGGCCTGGCGATCTCGCTTTCGGTCTTCGCCTTCAACCTGTTCGGCGATGCCCTGCGCGATCACCTGGATCCGCGCTTCAAGCTGTGAGGCCGCGCTGGCCGCACCTCGGGCGCTCTCGATAAGGGGATCTCCGGCGAAGGAGGCGAGCATGACGCTCACGATCCGCCCGCTCACGCCGGACCTGTGGCCGGCGCTCGCGGACCTGTTCGGCGAGGCCGGCGCCTGCAACGGCTGCTGGTGCATGTATTGGCGGATCGGCCGGGCCTATCGCGACGCGCCGCGCGCCACGAACAAGGCGGCATTTTACGAGGTGGTCAAGCAAGGTCCGCCGCCGGGGCTGGTCGCCTTCGACGGCGAGGTCGCGGTCGGCTGGTGCCAGCTGACGCCGCGCGATGCATTGCCCTGGCTCGATCGCAGCTGGCGGCTCAAGCGCGTCGACGATGTGCCGGTCTGGTCGCTGTCCTGCCTCTATGTGCGCAAGGGTCACCGCCGGCAGGGTATCACCTCGGCGCTGATCGCGGCGGCCCTGAAAGCCGCCCGTCAGGCGAAGGCACCGGCGCTCGAAGCCTATCCGGTCGACCGG
This portion of the Phreatobacter stygius genome encodes:
- a CDS encoding GNAT family N-acetyltransferase, which encodes MTLTIRPLTPDLWPALADLFGEAGACNGCWCMYWRIGRAYRDAPRATNKAAFYEVVKQGPPPGLVAFDGEVAVGWCQLTPRDALPWLDRSWRLKRVDDVPVWSLSCLYVRKGHRRQGITSALIAAALKAARQAKAPALEAYPVDRAETPSATGTGLASTFARAGFRTVARRGPPRPIMRHDLTSIVP